Proteins encoded together in one Streptomyces sp. TLI_171 window:
- a CDS encoding DUF952 domain-containing protein, giving the protein MIYHLAPLDDWLRDPGRPYTAASLLTDGFLHCSPDEATVLAVANLFFRDTPDPLMALLIEERLVEPMVKWEAATGGPPPGVADGVLFPHVYGRLNRTAVVGLERLQRGQDGRWSALLPWS; this is encoded by the coding sequence ATGATCTACCACCTCGCTCCGCTGGACGACTGGCTGCGCGACCCGGGCCGGCCGTACACCGCCGCCTCGCTGCTGACCGACGGCTTCCTGCACTGCTCGCCGGACGAGGCCACGGTGCTGGCGGTGGCCAACCTGTTCTTCCGGGACACCCCGGATCCGCTGATGGCGCTGCTGATCGAGGAGCGGCTGGTGGAGCCGATGGTGAAGTGGGAGGCGGCGACCGGCGGTCCGCCGCCGGGCGTCGCGGACGGCGTGCTGTTCCCGCACGTCTACGGGCGGCTGAACCGCACGGCCGTGGTGGGCCTGGAGCGGCTGCAGCGCGGCCAGGACGGGCGCTGGTCCGCCCTGCTGCCCTGGAGCTGA
- a CDS encoding ScpA family protein produces the protein MAFQVRLENFEGPFDLLLGLIAKHKLDVTEVALSKVTDEFVAHIRAMGPEWDLDAATEFLVVAATLLDLKAARLLPAAEVEDEEDLALLEARDLLFARLLQYRAYKQVANLFAERWAAESLRRPRTVGLEPHHAQLLPEVVLSIGPERFAQLAAKAFAPKPKPAVYVDHIHMPPVSVREQAALVVERLSALGEATFGRLVADAENTLVVVARFLALLELYREKALAFEQPQALEELLVRWVAETDRTVEVTDEFDRPAGGGEEGGTR, from the coding sequence ATGGCGTTCCAGGTCCGGTTGGAGAACTTCGAGGGGCCGTTCGACCTGCTGCTCGGACTGATCGCCAAGCACAAGCTGGACGTCACCGAGGTGGCGCTGTCCAAGGTCACGGACGAGTTCGTCGCGCACATCCGGGCGATGGGACCGGAGTGGGACCTGGACGCGGCCACCGAGTTCCTGGTGGTGGCGGCGACGCTGCTGGACCTGAAGGCGGCCCGGCTGCTGCCGGCCGCGGAGGTCGAGGACGAGGAGGATCTGGCGCTGCTGGAGGCGCGCGACCTGCTGTTCGCGCGACTGCTGCAGTACCGGGCGTACAAGCAGGTGGCGAACCTGTTCGCGGAGCGGTGGGCGGCGGAGTCGCTGCGCCGGCCGCGGACGGTGGGACTGGAGCCGCACCACGCGCAGCTGCTGCCCGAGGTGGTGCTGTCGATCGGGCCGGAGCGGTTCGCGCAGCTCGCCGCGAAGGCGTTCGCGCCGAAGCCGAAGCCCGCGGTGTACGTCGACCACATCCACATGCCGCCGGTGAGCGTGCGGGAGCAGGCCGCGCTGGTCGTCGAGCGGCTGAGCGCGCTCGGCGAGGCGACGTTCGGACGGCTGGTCGCGGACGCCGAGAACACCCTGGTGGTAGTGGCCAGGTTCCTGGCGCTGCTGGAGCTGTACCGCGAGAAGGCGCTGGCGTTCGAGCAGCCGCAGGCCCTGGAGGAGCTGCTGGTGCGCTGGGTCGCCGAGACCGATCGGACGGTCGAGGTGACCGACGAGTTCGACCGCCCGGCGGGCGGCGGCGAGGAAGGCGGAACGCGATGA
- a CDS encoding NUDIX hydrolase, producing the protein MAVAGIRDAAEQWEVRDGRTPFEGKVTGVRSEQVRMPDGSWAQRDYQLHPGSVAVLAVDDAGRVLTLRQYRHPVRHRLWELPAGLLDVPGENPLHAAQRELFEEAHCKAGQWRVLVDFFTSPGGSDEAVRLFLATGLSEADGEKYAAHGEELELEAAWVPLDELVDLVLAGELHNPTLVTGTLALHAARTRDALDTLRPADAPWPARPF; encoded by the coding sequence GTGGCTGTGGCCGGGATTCGTGACGCCGCGGAGCAGTGGGAGGTCCGGGACGGGCGGACGCCGTTCGAAGGGAAGGTGACCGGCGTCCGCAGCGAGCAGGTGCGGATGCCCGACGGGAGCTGGGCCCAGCGCGACTACCAGCTCCACCCCGGGTCCGTCGCGGTGCTCGCCGTGGACGACGCCGGACGGGTGCTGACCCTGCGCCAGTACCGGCACCCGGTGCGCCACCGCCTCTGGGAGCTGCCCGCCGGGCTGCTCGACGTGCCCGGCGAGAACCCGCTGCACGCGGCTCAGCGGGAGCTCTTCGAGGAGGCCCACTGCAAGGCCGGGCAGTGGCGCGTCCTGGTCGACTTCTTCACCTCGCCCGGCGGCAGCGACGAGGCCGTCCGGCTGTTCCTGGCGACCGGCCTCTCCGAGGCCGACGGCGAGAAGTACGCCGCGCACGGTGAGGAACTGGAGCTGGAGGCCGCCTGGGTCCCGCTCGACGAGCTGGTCGACCTGGTCCTGGCCGGCGAACTCCACAACCCCACCCTGGTCACCGGCACCCTCGCCCTGCACGCCGCCCGCACCCGCGACGCCCTCGACACCCTCCGCCCCGCCGACGCCCCCTGGCCCGCCCGCCCGTTCTGA
- the scpB gene encoding SMC-Scp complex subunit ScpB, producing the protein MVADEPVAEAHLAHVLEWPKDEVALVLRQLAAEYTAQGRGFELRLVAGGWRFYSRAECSAAVDRFVLDGQQARLTQAALETLAVVAYRQPVSRGRVSAVRGVNCDGVMRTLVQRGLVEEAGTEPETGAILYRTTNYFLERMGLRGLDELPELAPFLPEVDDVEAESLEGMMIAQAVAAAQEGPRPNQADQTENDVRTF; encoded by the coding sequence ATGGTGGCCGACGAACCGGTCGCGGAAGCCCACCTGGCCCACGTGCTGGAGTGGCCGAAAGACGAAGTGGCGCTCGTCCTGCGCCAGTTGGCGGCCGAATACACCGCCCAGGGGCGCGGTTTCGAGCTGCGGCTGGTGGCCGGCGGCTGGCGTTTCTACAGCCGCGCGGAGTGCTCCGCGGCGGTCGACCGGTTCGTGCTGGACGGACAACAGGCCAGGTTGACGCAGGCGGCGCTGGAGACGCTGGCGGTGGTCGCGTACCGGCAGCCGGTGTCGCGCGGGCGGGTTTCCGCGGTCCGTGGTGTGAACTGCGACGGCGTGATGCGTACCCTGGTACAGCGAGGACTGGTCGAAGAAGCCGGCACCGAGCCCGAAACCGGAGCGATCCTGTATCGGACGACGAACTACTTCCTGGAACGGATGGGGCTGCGCGGCCTGGACGAGCTGCCGGAGCTCGCGCCCTTCCTGCCCGAGGTCGACGACGTGGAAGCGGAGTCCCTGGAGGGCATGATGATCGCGCAGGCGGTCGCCGCCGCACAGGAGGGGCCGAGGCCGAACCAGGCCGACCAGACGGAAAACGACGTACGGACATTTTGA
- a CDS encoding tetratricopeptide repeat protein — protein sequence MARKTAAVAEAAGTFDALPVGARPFAGRGAELAALTVAAGRPAEGRGRLLVLAGRPGSGRTALAVQWARTVAADHPDGLLYARLSAPDGTRVGPGRAARMLLDQLGEVPGAALLPGGTEEDPACEALREVLAARRALVLLDDVRDAGQVWPLLAEKTDSLLLATTSGPLMGIEGIDPVILGGMEHRAAVDLLGELVGGTRISCDPVGAADLAEACANRPAALRLAAGWLRSEPRLAVTEAASRLRPAPAEGAEKAGKAEQAGRAEQAGRAEQAGRAEQAGRAEQVGRAEQAGRAEQAGRAEQAGRAEQVGRAEQVGRAEQAGEAERAERRAKGGAQAADPAPETVPVVEGDPLRAAFELAYRRLPAARARLLRLCTLAPGQQVDLRTASALVGCPAPEAGASLTALAELELLERESAAADGTERFRVPGRLYGRLVELRGELDRPSEVELARARLLERLVRLVDSARLLLDPAAGPNPDPLPGPLRLRSAAQAGGWLLGEREQLLAAVADAVGQGDLDGSAGRLVAALLRALPLTGEAAPADLHALHESVLKVAERQGAPRRAAAALLNLGDLQAAAGRWEQAGERYRQAVDLARGAGDEAGCARALEGVGHGHRALGDPLRAADAYGRALVLRQALGDQPAEARLLVRVAEAHTALRRFEEALREYRSAAAVLRRIGDGRGEQEVAALMTRLQRHLGQEGASTAFGVVS from the coding sequence GTGGCGAGGAAGACGGCGGCGGTGGCCGAGGCGGCCGGGACCTTCGACGCGCTGCCGGTGGGGGCCCGGCCGTTCGCGGGTCGGGGGGCGGAGCTGGCGGCGCTCACGGTCGCGGCGGGCCGGCCCGCGGAGGGCCGCGGACGGCTGCTGGTACTGGCCGGGCGGCCCGGCTCGGGCCGCACCGCGCTCGCGGTGCAGTGGGCCCGCACCGTGGCGGCCGACCACCCGGACGGGCTGCTGTACGCCCGGCTGTCCGCGCCGGACGGCACCCGGGTCGGTCCCGGGCGGGCCGCCCGGATGCTGCTGGACCAGCTCGGCGAGGTCCCGGGCGCGGCGCTGCTGCCGGGCGGCACCGAGGAGGACCCGGCGTGCGAGGCCCTGCGGGAGGTGCTGGCGGCCCGCCGGGCGCTGGTGCTGCTGGACGACGTCCGGGACGCCGGACAGGTGTGGCCGCTGCTCGCGGAGAAGACGGACTCGCTGCTGCTGGCAACCACCTCGGGGCCGCTGATGGGCATCGAGGGCATCGACCCGGTGATCCTCGGCGGGATGGAGCACCGCGCGGCGGTCGACCTGCTGGGCGAGCTGGTCGGCGGGACCAGGATCTCCTGCGACCCGGTGGGCGCCGCCGACCTGGCGGAGGCGTGCGCCAACCGCCCGGCCGCGCTGCGCCTGGCGGCGGGCTGGCTGCGCAGCGAGCCCCGGCTGGCCGTCACCGAGGCCGCGAGCCGGCTGCGCCCCGCCCCGGCGGAGGGGGCCGAGAAGGCGGGAAAGGCCGAGCAGGCAGGCAGGGCCGAGCAGGCAGGCAGGGCCGAGCAGGCAGGCAGGGCCGAGCAGGCAGGCAGGGCCGAGCAGGTCGGCAGGGCCGAGCAGGCAGGCAGGGCCGAGCAGGCAGGCAGGGCCGAGCAGGCAGGCAGGGCCGAGCAGGTCGGCAGGGCCGAGCAGGTCGGCAGGGCCGAGCAGGCGGGCGAGGCCGAGCGGGCGGAGCGGCGGGCGAAGGGCGGTGCGCAGGCTGCTGATCCCGCGCCCGAGACGGTGCCGGTGGTGGAGGGCGATCCGCTGCGCGCGGCGTTCGAGCTGGCGTACCGGCGGCTGCCGGCGGCGCGGGCGCGGCTGCTGCGGCTGTGCACGCTGGCGCCCGGGCAGCAGGTCGACCTGCGGACGGCGTCCGCGCTGGTCGGCTGCCCCGCGCCGGAGGCCGGCGCCTCCTTGACGGCGCTGGCCGAGCTGGAGCTGCTGGAGCGCGAGTCGGCCGCCGCGGACGGCACCGAGCGCTTCCGGGTGCCGGGGCGGCTGTACGGGCGGCTGGTGGAGCTGCGCGGCGAGCTGGACCGGCCGTCCGAGGTGGAGCTGGCCCGGGCGCGGCTGCTGGAGCGGCTGGTGCGGCTGGTGGATTCGGCGCGGCTGCTGCTCGACCCGGCGGCCGGGCCGAACCCGGACCCGCTGCCCGGGCCGCTGCGGCTGCGCAGCGCGGCACAGGCCGGCGGCTGGCTGCTGGGGGAGCGCGAGCAGCTGCTCGCGGCGGTGGCGGACGCGGTCGGGCAGGGCGACCTGGACGGTTCGGCGGGCCGGCTGGTGGCCGCGCTGCTGCGGGCGCTGCCGCTGACCGGCGAGGCCGCGCCCGCGGACCTGCACGCGCTGCACGAGTCGGTGCTGAAGGTCGCCGAGCGGCAGGGAGCGCCGCGCCGGGCGGCCGCCGCGCTGCTGAACCTGGGCGACCTGCAGGCCGCGGCGGGGCGGTGGGAGCAGGCGGGGGAGCGCTACCGGCAGGCGGTCGACCTGGCCCGGGGGGCGGGCGACGAGGCGGGCTGCGCCCGCGCGCTGGAGGGTGTGGGCCACGGACACCGGGCGCTCGGCGATCCGCTGCGCGCCGCCGACGCGTACGGCCGGGCGCTGGTGCTGCGGCAGGCGCTCGGGGACCAGCCGGCCGAGGCGCGGCTGCTGGTGCGGGTGGCGGAGGCGCACACCGCGCTGCGGCGGTTCGAGGAGGCCCTGCGGGAGTACCGGTCGGCGGCGGCGGTGCTGCGCAGGATCGGCGACGGCCGGGGCGAACAGGAGGTCGCGGCGCTGATGACGCGGCTTCAGCGGCACCTGGGCCAGGAGGGGGCTTCGACCGCTTTCGGAGTAGTGTCTTAA
- the ald gene encoding alanine dehydrogenase, which yields MKVGIPREVKNHEYRVAITPAGVHELVRNGHEVVIEDNAGLGSSIPNEEYVAAGATILPTADEVWAAADMILKVKEPIAQEYHRLRKGQTLFTYLHLAADRAGTDALVASGTTAIAYETVQLPNGALPLLAPMSEVAGRLAPQVGSYHLMRPAGGRGVLPGGVPGTHPAKAVVIGGGVSGWHAATIAIGMGYDVTLLDRDINKLREADKIFGNKIKAIVSNSFELEKAVIEADLVIGAVLIPGAKAPKLVTNELVSRMKPGSVLVDIAIDQGGCFEDSHPTTHAEPTFEVHNSVFYCVANMPGAVPNTSTYALTNATLPYVVELANRGWKEALRRDAALAKGLNVHEGQITFPAVAEAFGLESVSLESVLA from the coding sequence GTGAAGGTCGGCATCCCCCGCGAGGTCAAGAACCACGAGTACCGCGTGGCCATCACGCCCGCCGGCGTGCATGAGCTGGTCCGCAACGGACATGAGGTCGTCATCGAGGACAACGCCGGTCTCGGCTCCTCGATCCCCAACGAGGAGTACGTCGCCGCCGGTGCGACGATCCTCCCCACCGCCGACGAGGTGTGGGCCGCGGCCGACATGATCCTCAAGGTGAAGGAGCCCATCGCGCAGGAGTACCACCGCCTGCGCAAGGGCCAGACCCTCTTCACCTACCTGCACCTGGCCGCCGACCGGGCCGGCACCGACGCGCTGGTCGCCTCGGGCACCACCGCCATCGCGTACGAGACGGTGCAGCTGCCCAACGGCGCGCTGCCGCTGCTCGCCCCGATGTCCGAGGTCGCGGGCCGGCTGGCCCCGCAGGTCGGCTCCTACCACCTGATGCGTCCGGCCGGCGGCCGCGGCGTGCTGCCCGGCGGCGTGCCCGGCACCCACCCGGCGAAGGCGGTCGTCATCGGCGGCGGCGTCTCCGGCTGGCACGCGGCCACCATCGCCATCGGCATGGGCTACGACGTGACCCTGCTGGACCGCGACATCAACAAGCTGCGCGAGGCCGACAAGATCTTCGGCAACAAGATCAAGGCGATCGTCTCCAACTCCTTCGAGCTGGAGAAGGCCGTGATCGAGGCCGACCTGGTGATCGGCGCCGTGCTGATCCCGGGCGCCAAGGCCCCCAAGCTGGTCACCAACGAGCTGGTCTCCCGGATGAAGCCGGGCTCCGTGCTCGTCGACATCGCCATCGACCAGGGCGGCTGCTTCGAGGACTCGCACCCGACCACGCACGCCGAGCCGACCTTCGAGGTCCACAACTCGGTCTTCTACTGCGTGGCCAACATGCCGGGCGCCGTCCCGAACACCTCCACCTACGCGCTCACCAACGCCACCCTGCCGTACGTGGTGGAGCTGGCGAACCGCGGGTGGAAGGAGGCGCTGCGCCGCGACGCCGCGCTCGCCAAGGGTCTGAACGTGCACGAGGGCCAGATCACCTTCCCGGCGGTCGCCGAGGCGTTCGGCCTGGAGTCGGTCTCCCTGGAGAGCGTGCTCGCCTGA
- a CDS encoding helix-turn-helix domain-containing protein: protein MLDAFAVLGLGRPDGQVYAALVVAPQSTAQELAEHCGLTLEQCRAALDRLADQGMATRAPVDRERYLSVAPDVAIGTLIGHREAELRSARAEMHRLMDAFREASRYTDPAHSVEVLTGGEAIAQRLEHLIETSQYQIRGFDCPPYVQDPTVQQPRQRAKLKAGVRIRTVFDKEAIAWPGRLEQEILTGVEDGEEARVRPVLPMKMMMADDKMAIIPISVGDSVLDAAYVIHPSALLQALDALFEAEWERAVPLQTVLGDGEGPGPDSDHLKLLGLLAAGLTDESIARSLGWSARTTQRRLQGLMRELGATTRFQAGMAARERGWL from the coding sequence ATGCTCGACGCATTCGCAGTGCTGGGCCTCGGCCGTCCCGACGGCCAGGTGTACGCCGCACTGGTCGTCGCACCGCAGTCGACCGCGCAGGAGCTCGCCGAGCACTGCGGCCTGACCCTGGAGCAGTGCCGCGCGGCCCTGGACCGGCTCGCCGACCAGGGCATGGCCACCCGCGCCCCGGTCGACCGGGAGCGCTACCTGTCGGTCGCCCCCGACGTCGCGATCGGCACCCTGATCGGCCACCGCGAGGCCGAGCTGCGCTCCGCCCGCGCCGAGATGCACCGGCTGATGGACGCCTTCCGGGAGGCGTCGCGGTACACCGATCCGGCGCACTCCGTGGAGGTGCTCACCGGGGGCGAGGCCATCGCCCAGCGCCTGGAGCACCTGATCGAGACCAGCCAGTACCAGATCCGCGGCTTCGACTGCCCGCCGTACGTGCAGGACCCGACCGTCCAGCAGCCCCGGCAGCGGGCCAAGCTCAAGGCCGGGGTGCGGATCCGCACCGTCTTCGACAAGGAGGCGATCGCCTGGCCCGGACGGCTGGAGCAGGAGATCCTCACCGGCGTCGAGGACGGCGAGGAGGCCCGGGTCCGGCCGGTGCTGCCGATGAAGATGATGATGGCCGACGACAAGATGGCGATCATCCCGATCAGCGTCGGCGACAGCGTGCTGGACGCCGCCTACGTCATCCACCCGTCCGCGCTGCTGCAGGCCCTGGACGCGCTGTTCGAGGCTGAGTGGGAGCGCGCCGTGCCGCTGCAGACGGTGCTCGGCGACGGCGAGGGCCCCGGTCCCGACTCCGACCACCTGAAACTGCTCGGCCTGCTCGCGGCCGGGCTCACCGACGAGTCGATCGCCCGCTCGCTGGGCTGGAGCGCCCGCACCACCCAGCGCCGCCTGCAGGGCCTGATGCGCGAGCTCGGGGCCACCACCCGGTTCCAGGCCGGGATGGCGGCCCGCGAGCGCGGCTGGCTCTGA
- a CDS encoding ParA family protein has translation MGAQEVGSVAVRTFEARQSAAAAATDYDADFAAYGLAYNELGYGPYDDPDAEYEPDPEYAATLAPDAARQRRERVGPTGRPLPYFPIPAPLAEHGPAQIIAMCNQKGGVGKTTSTINLGAALAEYGRRVLLVDFDPQGALSVGLGVNPMELDVTVYNLLMERGLTADEVLLKTAIPGMDLLPSNIDLSAAEVQLVSEVARESALARALKPLLPDYDYVIIDCQPSLGLLTVNALTAAHSVIVPLECEFFALRGVALLTETIEKVCERLNPDLRLDGILATMYDSRTVHSREVLARVVEAFGEHVFHTVIGRTVRFPETTVAGEPITTYATNSVGAAAYRQLAREVLDRCRPAE, from the coding sequence GTGGGCGCGCAGGAGGTCGGCTCGGTCGCGGTCCGCACCTTCGAGGCCCGCCAGAGCGCGGCGGCAGCCGCCACCGACTACGACGCCGACTTCGCGGCCTACGGACTGGCCTACAACGAGCTCGGCTACGGGCCCTACGACGACCCGGACGCCGAGTACGAGCCCGACCCGGAGTACGCCGCCACCCTGGCCCCCGACGCGGCCCGCCAGCGCCGCGAGCGGGTCGGACCGACCGGCCGCCCGCTGCCGTACTTCCCGATCCCCGCGCCGCTCGCCGAGCACGGCCCCGCGCAGATCATCGCGATGTGCAACCAGAAGGGCGGCGTCGGCAAGACCACCTCCACCATCAACCTGGGCGCGGCGCTCGCCGAGTACGGCCGCCGGGTGCTGCTGGTGGACTTCGACCCGCAGGGCGCGCTCTCGGTCGGCCTCGGCGTCAACCCGATGGAACTCGACGTCACCGTCTACAACCTGCTGATGGAGCGGGGCCTGACGGCCGATGAGGTCCTGCTGAAGACCGCCATCCCCGGCATGGACCTGCTGCCGTCCAACATCGACCTGTCGGCCGCCGAGGTGCAGCTGGTCAGCGAGGTCGCCCGCGAGTCGGCGCTGGCCCGCGCGCTCAAGCCGCTGCTGCCCGACTACGACTACGTCATCATCGACTGCCAGCCCTCGCTGGGCCTGCTGACGGTCAATGCCCTGACGGCCGCTCACAGCGTCATCGTGCCGCTGGAGTGCGAGTTCTTCGCGCTGCGCGGCGTCGCGCTGCTCACCGAGACCATCGAGAAGGTCTGCGAGCGGCTCAACCCCGACCTGCGCCTGGACGGCATCCTCGCCACCATGTACGACTCCCGCACGGTGCACTCGCGCGAGGTCCTCGCCCGGGTCGTCGAGGCGTTCGGCGAGCACGTCTTCCACACCGTCATCGGACGGACCGTCAGGTTCCCGGAGACCACGGTCGCCGGCGAGCCGATCACCACGTACGCCACCAACTCGGTCGGCGCGGCCGCCTACCGCCAGCTGGCCAGGGAGGTGCTCGACCGGTGCCGCCCCGCCGAGTGA
- a CDS encoding pseudouridine synthase, with the protein MRSSGGNGRNSGGQGRGGQGGRGGQQGGGRGGSSSYGGGSGGSRGGQSSRGGSGSYGGSGGGSRGGSGSGGSYGGQRGGSGGGERREERRFPDRPLRPEERKYDRPEFGGGPNATPGRGAYGTRKPAPAPRPRRDGQGAPGDPRRQPQRSRELQGRIEDRVLARHEGPGKEVGEDGERLQKVLARAGMGSRRACEELIAQGRVEVNGQPVLEQGRRVDPMNDEIKVDGLTVATQSYLFFALNKPAGVVSTMEDPEGRQCLGDYVTNRETRLFHVGRLDTETEGIILLTNHGELAHRLTHPRYGVTKTYLAAIQGPLPRDLGKTLAKGVELEDGWARADSFKVVSNLGKNYLVEVTLHEGRKHIVRRLLAEVGFPVDKLVRTAFGPISLGDQKSGWLRRLTNPEVGTLMREVGL; encoded by the coding sequence ATGCGTAGCAGTGGTGGCAACGGCAGGAACAGCGGCGGCCAGGGCCGGGGCGGACAGGGCGGCCGAGGCGGTCAGCAGGGCGGGGGCCGGGGCGGATCGTCGTCCTACGGCGGCGGCAGCGGCGGCAGCCGCGGCGGGCAGTCCTCGCGCGGCGGCTCGGGCTCGTACGGCGGCAGCGGCGGCGGCAGCCGCGGCGGGTCGGGATCGGGCGGCTCGTACGGCGGGCAGCGCGGCGGCAGCGGTGGCGGCGAGCGGCGCGAGGAGCGCCGCTTCCCGGACCGTCCGCTGCGCCCGGAGGAGCGCAAGTACGACCGTCCCGAGTTCGGCGGCGGCCCGAACGCGACGCCCGGCCGCGGCGCGTACGGCACCCGCAAGCCGGCGCCGGCCCCCCGGCCGCGCCGGGACGGGCAGGGCGCGCCCGGCGACCCGCGGCGCCAGCCGCAGCGCTCCCGGGAGCTGCAGGGCCGGATCGAGGACCGGGTGCTCGCCCGCCACGAGGGCCCCGGCAAGGAGGTCGGCGAGGACGGCGAGCGCCTGCAGAAGGTGCTGGCGCGGGCCGGCATGGGCAGCCGCCGGGCCTGCGAGGAGCTGATCGCGCAGGGCCGGGTCGAGGTCAACGGCCAGCCGGTGCTGGAGCAGGGCCGCCGGGTCGACCCGATGAACGACGAGATCAAGGTCGACGGCCTGACCGTCGCCACCCAGTCGTACCTGTTCTTCGCGCTCAACAAGCCGGCCGGCGTGGTCTCCACCATGGAGGACCCCGAGGGCCGGCAGTGCCTCGGCGACTACGTGACCAACCGGGAGACCCGGCTGTTCCACGTCGGCCGCCTGGACACCGAGACCGAGGGCATCATCCTGCTCACCAACCACGGCGAGCTGGCGCACCGCCTCACCCACCCCCGGTACGGCGTCACCAAGACGTACCTGGCGGCCATCCAGGGCCCGCTGCCGCGCGACCTCGGCAAGACCCTCGCCAAGGGCGTGGAGCTGGAGGACGGCTGGGCCCGCGCCGACAGCTTCAAGGTGGTCTCCAACCTCGGCAAGAACTACCTGGTCGAGGTGACCCTGCACGAGGGCCGCAAGCACATCGTGCGCCGCCTGCTCGCCGAGGTCGGATTCCCGGTCGACAAGCTGGTCCGCACCGCGTTCGGCCCGATCTCGCTGGGCGACCAGAAGTCCGGCTGGCTGCGCCGCCTGACCAACCCCGAGGTCGGCACCCTGATGCGCGAGGTCGGCCTGTAG